The nucleotide window GTAGTTCTTGTACAAGTGGTAGAAGACGTAGAGGAAGACCATGTCCACGCCGGCCTTGAAGATGAGGCTGAACAGGTACGTCCACCAGAGTCCGCCCCGCTTCTTGCCGGGGTTGGGGTAGATGCGGCGATAGTTGTCCCCGCTGGCCTCACGGAGCCTCTGCTCCTTGGCCTCCCGGTATGCCACATGCATGAGGACCAGGAAGGACGGACACGTCACCAGGATGAGCTGCAGGGCCCAGAGGCGGATGTGGGAGATGGGGAAGAAGTGGTCGAAGCAGACGTTGGTGCAGCCCGGCTGCCGCGTGTTGCAATCAAAGTCCTTGTGGTCATCGCTCCAGACCCGCTCGGCCGCCACCAGGTAGACCAGCAGGCGGAAGATGAAGACGAGGGAGAGCCAGATGCGGCCAAAGGCTGTGGAGTACTGGTTGATGCCTCTGAGGAGCTTCTCGAACGACCCCCAGTTCATGGCTCCCTGATCCCATTAGCCGGCCTGGGAAGAGAGAACATACTGTGACATTGAAGAAGCAGTAAGAGGTCCCCATCAGAGCCCCTGTGTGCCTCCTAGGACCATCTCTGACCCGTGCTGGCACGCGGGGACACACTGACACGTGCCCCAGCACAGACCTGGTCCGGGTGATGCATCTCCTCCAAGCACCGTCCCCCACTCTGCGAACACGGGGACCCGGCGACGCTTGGGGCTTCCgccacagccacagcatccTCCAGCCACCACCAGGTCCAGCCCACGGCTCGGCCCCCATCCCGCCCCAGCTCCCGCCTCGTTGCCCAGGTATTTGTTATTAATTTTCCTTACGTTGCCAGCCTGGCCCAGGCGGACAACAAATAGGAGCAGCCGGGGCGTGACTCACCCGGCTGCGCTGCCGCGTCCTCTCCCATCACTGGAACCTGCCGTCACCTCCGTGCTCCCCCGGGCAGTGCAGGAGGAGCCCTGTGCCACTGCTCCGTGTCCCCACGCCGTGCCCACGCACCGGGGAGCCCACggcagggcagaggctgggctggggggctgcacagcccctgcGATGCCGAGGAGCTGCCGTGGGGCCCGGCAGCCAAAACAACCAATTTTCACCAGCCCCACGCTCCTGCATGGCCGAATTGACCCCGGCTCGCATCGTGCCAGATCAAACACACCCCACGCGCCGTGGAGCTGCAGCGAGCAGGACTCCCAGGGCTGCGTTTGGCACTGGCTCTCCTTAAATATTTTACCTACCAGTGAAATAACAAGATTCCCCCTCGCCGGGGGGGCTCTCGGGGGTAAACACAtcccctgctctgcacagcccatCCAGTGCACCCACCTGCAGGACTGGAGTGACCACGGACGCTCCCGATTCTCGTCCCTCCCGTGGGAGCCGGCGGCTCCCGTCTTACGGTGGATCCCTGGAGGAACATGCAAACCTCAgattcctccttccctgtgcaCTCCTCCGGCAGCAGCCCAGGCCGTGCCCACCTCCCTGGTGTCAGACGCACTTCCCCAGCgccctccccacctccccaggGCCGGGGGTCGCGGCAGAGGAGGGTCCCCAGGCCGCTCACCTGCGGCTGTCCCTCGGCGGCGCTGCTGCGGGTCGGcgcctgcccagggcaggaacGCAGCGCCCGGTGCAAGAGACAGCACATGAGTCACCCCCGCGCTCCTGGGAGCGAGGAGGAGATTCCCGGGGGAAGGGATGAGGCTCCAGGCAGATCCCCACGTGTCCCATGGAATGCCAGATTTCCCGAGGCGAAGGGCGGCCCCGCAGCGCTGCCGTGCGGGGTAGGGCTGAGCCGGCTGCTCCGCCGTGGGGAAGGGTGGGAGCTCAGGGCTGtctgccctcagctgctgctgtccagcaCAACCCGGGGTCCCTCCATGCCTTCCCTGCACCCATCCCCTTTGCTCCAAAGTGGCCGAAGCCCTGGGAGCCCCCGCCCACGGCACCGGGGGCCTCTCAGCCGAACACCGCCCTTTATAATCCTTTTTTATTGAAACTTTGCACCATGGCAGTAATTTAGCAGAGCCTTTATCCCTCACTACACTCTGATGAATGGGTGGCAGCTGATTATTTCACTGGCATATAATTAACTGCTTACCTGTGCTCCCCTCACCTCCAAGCTGCACAAGTCTCTTTCCCATCACTCCTCCTTGATACCAGAATCTGGAGCCCTCCCAAGATGAGCTCCCAGCTCAGAGAACTCTCTCCTTAAGGTCTGACCCCCATCTCAGAGCtctggggcacagggatggggggcagaggagagggggtCCGAGGAGAAGGTGCGGGGTGCAGGAGTTCACGTACGGCTGGAGTCATTTGAGGAGCAAACACACGTTTCATTTGCAATTCTGCtggggtttaaaaaaaaatgtagagaaACAAATCTAAACAGCTGTAAAGTAAATTACCAGTGTTTGCGGATGGCTCCAGGGAAGAGTTCTGCAGTTTGAAATCAAACAagcccatttttattttttttaacatgccTGTGTAGTGGCTGTGCCGGGAAGGGGGTTCCCAGGGGCTGTGTCCCCCCacgggcaggcagggagggccCAGAGCAGCACCCATCCACCAGCACCCAGTGGTGGATGGGGGGACCTTCTGCCCCAGGTACCCCTAATTTTGTGGGTGTCAGAAGTGgctctttgtgcttttctgggTTAAAAtctcctctttaaaaaaaaaaatcctctcttttGGGGAGCTGCCAGGTGTGATGGGCAGTTTCTGCTCTGGGTAgagccccctccagccctccaCAGGTGAGTCCCCAgcgcaggggacacaaaggTGTATTAATGGCAGCACTTTATCTTCCAGGAACAAGCCCCATTAGTACATTTTCACTACAACATGAAATATTAATAACACTTTGCATTTATATAGCGTCATTCATCCCGCAGTCACCAGCCAAGCCGCTGACATGAATCAAACACCGCAGCAGCTCCGGAGGAGACAGGTAAACGGGATTAGACCCATTTTCCTGCTGCACACACTGAGGCACAGGCTTCTCTCCAGGTCACTGATGACACTGAGGACGGACAAAACCCAAACACGCGAGGCATGGGGCTGCTCTGACCTGggcttcctcctcctgcagctggtaTTTGCTGTTCCTGATACTGTGCTGACAGTGCAGGGAGGGGAGTTAGGAAACCTGTCAGCCCACGGAGAGCCAGGCCCTGACACAATCCGAGGGCTCCAGCAGCATGGAAGAGCGAGCAGAAAACCAGTGGGGAAAGAAAGGGCTCTTTTAATCTTATTAAAGAGCCTTGTATTTAAACCCTCCTCCAGCTCCGTGGCACAGGGTGATTGCAAAGGCTTTACACACCAGCTCAGCAGGACTCGCTCCTGCTGCCGGAGACGCTGCATGCAGATGCTGGTTAGCAGGGCGGAATCCCATGATTGATGATGGATAAGGGCAGACAAACAACTCCTGGGCAAAGCTGCGGAGCGGTGCTGAGCGGCAGGGAAGGGGTGTGGGCACAGCCCGGCCGCCCACTGCTCGCTGTCCCCAGCACCATTGTTATTCCGTGAAGAAGGCACCTTGTTTGcagataattaaaaaaccccaaacagatTAGCGAAAATTAGACACACAGAGCAGGCTGGATGTGGGCTCAGCCACCGGGAGAGTCCCGTGAGCATCGCTGGCTGCTGCTTCCAAACCGGCTGCTCCGCGCCTGGCTCAGCCCCGGGACCCCTTTCCTCAGCCCCGTGGCTGCACCGCCAGCTGCATTCCGCGTCCCACGGGATTGTTTAGAAGTTTTTCCACGGAAAACCCGCGTTCCAGGACAGTCTGGATGAGAGCAGGCAAACACCCTCCCAAGCCTAGCCCGGTCGTGGCCGTCTAACACGGCCAGCACCCATTAATCTTACATTTATACGTGAGGCTGCAGGGAGTAACCTCATTTCTAGGGAGACCTTAATTAATCACCGACTCAAACTGCCTCGATGAGATGGGTTTTCTACCGAGGAGATAAATTCACATGGTCAGCAGTggctgaggatgaggatgaggttAGCAGGGACCTAAATCACGGCAGCTGATGGTGCTGAGCAGAGCGGGGGACAGGGCGAGCAGGGGACAGGGCACGTCTGTCCTTCCTCTGCACCGGGAGGCGGATGAATGGGGCACAggggaggtgctgctgtggctctTTGCCcctaaaaaggcagaaataagaGTGTTCTCAGCCTCTGCAGACCATGCCCCTGCAGTGGTGGCAAGGGAAAGACGGGGAGGACAAATTCCTAAGCAGGAGGGGACCGTGGGCAGTCACACAGCCCCAAAACCCAGGcggggaggggttgggggacTTGATGCCCTCACAGTAGGAGCAGAGTCCAACTCAGTGCTCAACCCCGCTGACTGTCAGGGACGGACCCATTAGTGCCTGTTTCGGGTTGTTTGGCCAAATAATCACCGTGCAAAGGACATCGTCGCCCTTGCCACTGACCTTGGCGGCCTCCAAATGGGCGACCCGCAGGTCAAAGTCTTTATATCCCATTACCAGTCTCCTGAGTCACGCCTGTCTCCTGGCAAGTTACATTCTTTTCAGATGGCAGCTAAACGGGAAAGAGGTCGCGCTCCCAATACGGCGACAATAGGACATGACAGCACTTTTCTGAGTGATTAAGCCTCAGGTGATGTCGGGGCTACGAGACAAGTGGCTGAAGGCTGAAAGACTTTAATCACCTCGGACACGGCATTGCATCCTCGCActccatcctgccagggtgGGTTTTTGGTGCGAAACAGGAGcgataataaaaataatccagCCCAGCCTGCGCACCCACCCGTTAGTTATCCGTGCTGCTGTTAATAACCAGCCCGGGCAGCCTGTTGGCCCTCAAAGAGCCTTCTGCAATAAATCAGCCCTGATGCTTTAAAATAACTGTCGGGGGCCGCCGGAGCTGACACTAGATGGCATTGGGAGAACGCGCCGCGCGGCACCGCCGCCTCCCCCGGAACAGCCTggcaaaacagagcagaaaactcAGGATGACGGAGCAGAAAATGTCTCAGCCAGGGAGAGGCCACCAGTTCACCTCCATCCTCACACCCACTAGTTCATCTCCATTCTCACATCCACCAGTTCATCTCCATCCTCACATCCACCAGTTCATCTCCATTCTCACATCCACCAGTTCACCTCCATTCTCACACCCACCAGTTCACCTCCATCCTCACATCCACCAGTTCATCTCCATTCTCACATCCACCAGTTCACCTTCATCCTCACATCCACCAGTTCATCTCCATCCTCACACCCCCCAGCTCTCCTGTATCCTCACACCCACTAGCTCATCTCCATCCTCACATCCACCAGTTTATCTCCATCCTCACAccccccagctctcctgcatcCTCACATCCACCAGTTCACCTCCATACTCAACCCCCCACTTCATCTCCATCCTTACATCCACCAGTCCTCCTCCATCCTCACACCCACCAGCTCTCCTCCATCCTCACATCCACCAGCTCTCCTCCATCCTCACATCCACCAGTTCACCTCCATACTCAACCCCCCAGTTCTCCTCCATCCTCACATCCACCAGTTCACCTTCATTCTCAGGCCACCAGCTCAACTCCATCCTCACATCCACCAGCTCACCTCCATCCTCACATCCACCAGCTCATCTCCATCCTCATATCCACCAGTTCACTTCCATCCTCACATCCACCAGCTCACCTCCATCCTCACATCCACCAGCTCACCTCCATCCTCATATCCACCAGTTCACTTCCATCCTCACATCCACCAGCTCACCTCCATCCTCACATCCACCAGCTCAACTCCATCCTCACATCCACCAGCTCACCTCCATCCTCATATCCACCAGCTCATCTCCATCCTCACATCCACCAGTTCACTTCCATCCTCACACCCACCAACTCACCTCCAGCATCTCACCTGCCTTGAGACCACGATGGTGGGGCAGAGCTCAGGGTGTTTTACTGTTTCTCTGagctaataaaataatttgtccCCACattattgtttttttcccagggctggggcctgGACAGAGCCATGCTTGTGGCTCCCCAGAGCCCGGCTGcccctgctggcaccagcacagccctttgGGACTCGTTGTGCCCTTACCTGGCAGGGGTAGGTGCACCTGGGCACCTGCAGAAGGGATGGTGATGAGGAGTGGGGCTTTAAAGTGAGTCCCAAACCCCAAATGATGCTGCTGCCCCGTCCATCCCCTGCTGACCCCAGCATCCTGCCAGCTCCCTTCACATAGAagggttttcctgctgcagcctgggctcgTGCTTCCCCATGCCCCAATCAACCTCTCCCTGCAGATCAGCCCGtttgtctgtctgtccatccaCCCCTCTGCGTCTCACTCACGCCTGGGTGCATCCCTGTCTCCAGGGCTGGTGCAGACAGGTCCCTCCTGGGAACAACCCCGGGGATATTCtcagtgcagcagcacagctcactcACCCTCCCAGACCTGCAGCCCGGCTTGGAGCCAGAAGCCGTTTGCAGGCGTGGGATCAGTCTGGCTTTCTCCCCATCACTCCTGTCTCATTCTACCTGTCAGAGCCCGTCTCTCTTTCCCCCAAATCACCTCCCGCACCCCACTGAGCCGAGCTGACTTTGCCTCTCAATGCTGCATTGTGCCGGCAGCCCAGAGCCACAATAGAGCTCCTGATtgcagctccctccctcccccaagCCAGCCCTGGCCTCGTGTGTCGGCCCCGCTGGCAGCACATGGCACACGG belongs to Corvus hawaiiensis isolate bCorHaw1 chromosome 23, bCorHaw1.pri.cur, whole genome shotgun sequence and includes:
- the LOC125337553 gene encoding gap junction beta-5 protein-like, which produces MNWGSFEKLLRGINQYSTAFGRIWLSLVFIFRLLVYLVAAERVWSDDHKDFDCNTRQPGCTNVCFDHFFPISHIRLWALQLILVTCPSFLVLMHVAYREAKEQRLREASGDNYRRIYPNPGKKRGGLWWTYLFSLIFKAGVDMVFLYVFYHLYKNYTLPRVVKCELPPCPNVVDCFISRPTEKNIFTLFMVVTACVCIVLSLIEVAYLIGKRCREHLEAGGGDSRRHSHDCPVSCADPVGTGGQVFHGVDYKPPTAAIPLTASCPSTLSKDEARS